TCAACTGGGCCGGCTTCTACCTGCTGAAGGACGGCGGACTCGTGCTCGGACCGTTTCAGGGCAAGGTCGCGTGCGTGCGTATCGCGGTCGGCAAAGGCGTTTGCGGCACGGCCGCGGCGCAGCGCGAGACGGTCGTCGTGCCCAACGTCCACGATTTTCCCGGCCATATCGCGTGCGACAGCGCCTCAAACTCCGAGGTCGTCGTTCCCCTGCTCCACGACGGCCGCCTCCTGGGTGTCCTCGACCTCGACAGTCCGCAGCTGAACCGCTTCGACGCGGACGACGCCCGCGGGTTGGAACGCGCCGTGAAAATCCTGCTGACCGCGTCAGACGCGCCCTGAAGGCAGGCACCGCCACCGGAGACGCGGCGTTAGGTCAGCACACGGCAACCCGGAACGGATCCGCGCGCCGCGTGAATCCGCAGGCGAGTCCTGCGGCATCGCGTTACCGTCCCGTCTCGTTCCCCAGAAACGATTTC
This window of the Candidatus Didemnitutus sp. genome carries:
- a CDS encoding GAF domain-containing protein produces the protein MSHAVAAIQASSKSEFYAAFNRQLEAVLHGERDWVCNLAQMSALLMQTLPDLNWAGFYLLKDGGLVLGPFQGKVACVRIAVGKGVCGTAAAQRETVVVPNVHDFPGHIACDSASNSEVVVPLLHDGRLLGVLDLDSPQLNRFDADDARGLERAVKILLTASDAP